ACCTAAAAGGTTAAACAAACAATAAAAACTATTGGCCAATTAGAAGCACTTCAAATTCTCGTGAAAAATCTTGATTGTGCCTTATTTTGAAGTTCGTTTTTTGGTCAAAGCTCTTCCATAATTAAATGTATGCATTCTGAGGCAGGTGAAATACCATCAGAGATTGGCAAGCTTTGGAATCTGGAAATTCTAGTTCTAGGTACAAACTATTTAACAGGTCGTATTCCAGAGACAATCTTCAATATGTCTGCTTTGAGAACACTTTCATTCCGAGAAAATCATCTATACGGGAGTCTTCCACCAACCATGGGGAATGAGCTACCTAACCTTGGAGCAATTTTTCTTGGACAGAACAATCTCACCGGTTTCATACCAAGTTcaatttcaaatgcttccgcTCTCACACGTTTAAGCTTGGTTGCTAACAAGTTTTCTGGCCCCATTCCTGGGTCGCTTGTGGAGTTGAGgtttcttgattttttaaatCTAGGAGAAAATGACTTAACTACCGAGTCTTCAGAATTGAGTTTCATAACTTCTTTAACAAACTGCCGGCTTCTAAGAATACTTTGGATTCAGACTAACTCCTTCAATGGTAACCTTCCAGTTTCAATTGGTAATCTCTCTTCTAATCTTGAGGCAATTGATGCGAGTAACTCTGATCTCAAGGGAAGCATTCCACTAGAAATTGGGAATATTAGTAATTTGGAATCTTTGTATCTGGATAACAATGATTTAACAGGGTTCATTCCCATCACGATCAAAGGTATACTGAATTTACGAACATTGAGCCTTATTGGTAATTCATTCAATGGAGTAATCCCAGATGGCATCTGTACTTTAACCCGACTAGGGGAGCTCACATTGAGCAAAAACAAGCTTCATGGTCCACTTCCAACGTGTTTAGGGAATGTTACTTCTTTGAGATATCTTAATCTTGATTCCAATGAACTAAATTCGAGCATATCTCCAAGTATAGGTGGGCTCAAGGATCTCCTGAAATTGAATCTGTTCTCAAATTTATTGAGTGGCCAGCTACCCCAGGAAATTGGTAACTTGGAGAGAGTAATATCAATCGACTTGTCATCAAATGAGTTATCAGGTGGTATTCCTAGCATAGTTGGCAAGCTGATAAACTTGATCAATCTGTCCATGGCACATAATCAATTGAATGAATCCATCCCTGGTTCAGTTGGCAAATTGTTGAGTTTGGAAAGATTGGATCTTTCTGGTAACAATCTCACAGGTATGATTCCGAAATCAATGGAGGCACTTCAGCATCTCTTGTATCTCAACCTCTCCTTTAACAGTTTAAGAGGAGAAATTCCTGACGGAGGGCCTTTTGCATATTTCAACTATCAATCCTTCATGTCAAATGATGCATTGTGTGGTGCGCCTCAGTTCCAGGTTCCAGAATGCCATATTAACGATCACCATAAACATAGGAAACTAAAGAAGTTCCTTGTTTTAGTCATAACACTGGTGGTTGTTTTAACAATTTCTGCCTTGACACTTTCCTTAATTCTTATAGAACGCCGAAGGAAAAATAAGGTTCCCAATCATATGGAATTGCTTCCTTCTGTAACGATTGACAGGGTCACATACCTTGAGCTTCAAAGAGCAACTAATGGATTTAGTGAAGACAACTTGCTAGGAACTGGTAGTTTTGGTTCTGTTTACAAAGGGGTTTTAACTGATGGCACAACCTTGGCTGTGAAGGTATTCAATTTACAGAAAGAAGGAGCATTCAAAAGTTTTGATACAGAATGTGAAGTGCTACGCAACGTTCGCCATCGTAACCTGACAAAAGTCCTTAGCAGCTGCACCAACACTGATTTTCGAGCTTTAGTACTCGAATTCATGCCTAATGGGAGTCTAGATAAGTGTTTGTACTCTGATCATGAACCATTGGATCttttacaaagattaaacataATGATAGATGTTGCATCTGCAATGGACTATCTCCACCACGGCTACTCAACTCCTATAATACATTGTGATTTGAAGCCCGGTAACATCCTCCTAGACGAAAACATGGTGGCACGTGTGAGTGACTTTGGGGTAGCAAAATTAATAGATGCAGATGATACCATGACCCACACTAGGACTCTGGCGACATATGGCTATATTGCACCAGGTGAATCTCCCTTCTTTCCAGTTCTTGTTTTTGATTCTTCATGCATTGATTCTTTGTGGTTGGTTTATGCAGAGTACGGATTGGAAGGACTAGTTTCAAGAAAATGTGATGCATACAGTTATGGCATTGTGTTGATGGAAACGTTCACAAGAATGAGGCCAAGTGATGATTTGTTCACAGAAGGAGGGAGCCTCAGGGGTTGGATAAAAGACTCGTATCCTGACTCTATACATGAGGTGATAGATGCCAATCTACTCGAAATTGAGGAAGTAAACGCCAACAAAATTGTCGAGTGTGTGTCGTTAATCATGAAATTGGCTTTGGACTGCTCTGAGGAATTACCTGGAAAGAGGACCAACATGAGAGAAGCTCAGACAACTCTGCAGAAAATCAAAAACCACTTCTTTCCAAGGAACTAATTACGATACCCCATCCATAAGAAAGAAATACATTTAAAGTGATTTATAAAGGGATATAATAACTCTTGTATCAACTTTGTACTAGTCATTTTTGTAATCAAATGTAATGACGGATACGCCCTAATTGTTATAGGGGCTCGCATATGCCAGTTTAGGCTCGGGATCAGTCATAATGATATCAGAAACGATTATcagtaaaaatataaaaaaaaataaatgttatacGAGATAAATTGTTATGTGCGTGAGAACTACCTCTTGAAACTGTTGGAAAAAATGTTACATGATCGAAGTCACCTTTTGAACCTGTGAGAATCATCACTAGATTCCTAGCACTTGTGGATCTTGCTACATTATGTGAGTCTAACTCTAGCAATCTGGGTTAATAATTTCTATAAAGCGAGAACGGATAAGAAATAATTGTTACAGAGACTTATTATGCAACCGTGAAAATGTAAGAGTGCCCGGAGCCAGAGACggagtctaaatttttttaaaagggtAGAAAgctatatataattatattttttcctcTCTCTGAAATTTGCTTTTGTcctcttaaaatttttaatattctttTTCATCTGCCAACAATGTTTTTCTGGCTCAGTCCTTGCTCGGGACTGacaataaataaagtttttttttactctcgattattttatcacaaataattatataaGATTAATTCACATTGTGTTGGATTGAggtatttgatttgttttttaaatctgTCACGATTATTATTGGAAATGTTTACTTCCATATTTATTGGATTTGAAATTCGCTTGAAATTAAACTAAAACATTATacttaacaatataaaaatgtaaaagaTTTCAAATTCTCAATTTTAATGTTGAGCCAAATAAATATGGTGAAATTAAATCCTTTCAAATCATTTAGTCCGAATACAACTTTTGAATttcttcataaaaaaatttgaaaaacttATTGAGAATGTTCATTATCAAATAATCActtatttataaacttttatctACGTCGAAATCtctgtaaaataatttttttataaaaaaaatgaaatccaTGAACTAAAACACAACTTTAATTCTCTTAATGAAACAGTACCACTTGGATGATAATAATGTTAGAATTATATTCtagatgatgataataaaagcATTTTAATTATGTCAACCAGTGAGGGTAAATTTACAAAATAGGAAGAAATTTAAACCTTTGCTACTATTTCAATTGGGATATGGGCAAAAACTTCTGTGAAACGGTTttacaggtcgtattttgtaagacgagtctcttatttgggacatccatgaaaaaatattactttttataataagagtattactttttcttgtgaatatcggtatgattgaccagtttcacagataaaaatttgtgaaactATCTCGCAAGAGTCCTACTTTTGGAGCATGTTATCTTACCCAAAACGCCTTCAAtacatttagaaaattttgcaaTTACTATACTGTAGAAACAATTCCAagctattattattttaaaaagaattattaACTATGTTTCCGTTGTTATTCAAAATGTTAATCCCTAGACCTGAAGTTGAGTGTGTGCAAAGTCTGACGACCTTGGCGAGATCGCTCCACCGGCGAATCACGCGCCTTTCTCCATCCGGCACCCCATTCGCCGCACTTCCTTTAATTTCACCGACTCTCCTATTTTTCGTTCTTCACGCATAAATCACTACCTCAGGATATAGATCTATGGGCGATTTGACGGAATCTTCGACTCTTCAAACGCCGCCGACGAGGCAACTACCTGTCCGTGAGGACTGTTGGACGGAAGAGGCTACTTGGACATTGGTTGAATCTTGGGGTCGTCGTTATGTAGAACTCAACCGCGGGAACCTACGTCAGAAGGACTGGCAGGAGGTGGCTGACGTCGTCAACGCGCATCACGGACACACGAAGAAGTCTCGCCGCACCGATGTTCAGTGCAAAAATCGGATCGATACTCTCAAGAAGAAGTACAAGATTGAGAAGACTAAGATCGCCGAATCTGACGGGACTTTAACGTCGTCATGGCCATTCTTCCCTCGTATGGAGTATTTGATCGGATCTAATTCCAATAAGCATCAAAATAGTAAGTCTCCAATGGAGATGGCTGAATCTACTCCTCTTTTATCTCTGCCGTCTCCACCCATGGCCGTGCCGTTGTCCTATCGTAGTTCTCCCTCATCCGCGATGATGACCCCGGTGACTTTGCCTCAGAAACGTCCGATGTCGTCGCTTTCGATGGACCAATCGTATTTCAAGAGGAACTTTTCTGCTATCGCGGCTGCTGCTGCGGCAccggatgatgatgatgatgatgtagAATCTGAAGGGGCTGAAGCTGATGGGAGCGAGGGTAGGGGCGTTGAGGCGGAAGAGGAAGGGGATGAGGGGATAGGAAGATTAGCCAAGGCGATTGAGAGGTTCGGAGAGATATACGAGAAGGTGGAGGGTATGAAGCAGAGGCAGATGGTTGAGTTGGAGAAGCAGAGGATGCAGTTTGCTAAAGATTTGGAGGTTCAGAGGATGCAATTGTTTATGGATACTCAAGTCCAGCTCGAGAAGATGAATCAAGCCAGAAGATCTGTATCTTCTGATGGTATGCCACACCACCTGATTTTCTTTTCATTAAACTAGCTTGTAATATGGTTATGAAATATTAGCACGTTTGATTtgattgtgttttttttaatcattattattttctaGTATGATGATAAAGATGAAGCTGATAGTCAAGATTGGTTTGTTTTGCAATGAATTCTTTTTCTAATTGAGGTTTCTTGGATTAGAGGGTTGAAGTTCTTAGCATGAATATGTTTCTGAGGTTGGACGTTCTTTTATTTTGAGAACTGGCGATCTGGAATTCTGACAACTTTTGAAATCTTCTATGCTAAAACAATCACTTggagtcaaaaaaaaaataaaaatcacttGGAGTCTGATGTATATTGAGACTTTAGTGAATCTTTTTTAATTTCAGTTAAATAGTAAACGGTTGCATTGTTTTTTGGCTGGTATTTTCTgagttttaaaaagtttatCTTCGGTGGGATTTGGTTGGAGTGGTGTATGATGGCTGATGATGACAAATTGCCGGTAACTGTAAAATAAGGCACGTCGTGTCATATGGCATCTTTGTGTTGCTATTTGTGTTTGTGCTTTCCAATCTGAACTACATTACCTGGAAGATAACAATTTAAGGTCATCTACAGACTTTGGCCTCTTTAATTTTGTTAGTTATTTGTATTTGTGCATTTCTTTGTTGGCTAAAGTATATTACCTGGAGATAACAATTTAAGGTTATTGACAATCTTTTGCTGTGATAATTTTGTTACTGTTATCATTGCATGACTGTTGATACTGATTTATTGCAACTGTCCTGAAAATTGAGCGAAATTGTGTTATGTCAAACAAGATCTGTTATGGTCATTGACACATCTCGagttcacaaaaactcttgtgagacggtgtcATGGATCAATTATGTGATacaaatattctatttgggtcaccaatgatgcatgaaaaatattatttttttttgccaaaagtattattttttattgtaaaaaaatattgtttttttgccaaaaatattattttttattgtaaatacatgtatggttgacccgtctcacgaataaaaatccgtgaaaccgtttcaagagacctactccatgGAGTTGGAACATGTCCTTCGATCTctttatatgattaaatttccATATTGTCCATTGACTTGGGTTACACCTGAGTTTGCTAGTTATTGAAAGAATTGGCTACCTCTTGTGTCTATATTTAATTACTCATATCATCcattttttctcatcattttatTTCTGGTTAGCTGCTTCCTTTGAAAGGTTTATCCTCTTTCTTATTTGCAGTGGtattataatgatttaatttcatattgAGGTAGCGCGTTCACTCTCAGAAAATAAATGTTTAACTGCAATATCCACCATCAGCTTGCAAAAAAATATCAGGTAACAACCTGCCCAAAAAATGGATTTTACGTATAGTTGAAAACGTAGCAGAATTTGGATGAACTAAGGCAGTTAGATGGCGAATTAGTGCTGACTAAGGTTCTTTTTGTATTATTTCTCATGAGCTAAAGATACCTTGCTTTGTTCCCCATTCTCacttatatttttcttcttttgctCTTGTAGCATTTATTATGTTGTGGAGGCGAGCTGTTGTTTACTGTTCTTTTGGTTTAAGGTTGAATTTTTCAGGGTGTGGATGTAGTCTTtcttctagtttttttttttaatgttatttaaGGTGTTTTAAATCGAACATAGATGGACTGTGCAATCCTAACCCtcaatgaacaatatagtgggcATTCTCTGGCACCCATGTTTTTACTCTTGCCATTTTCTATTAATTCCCTTAATGTTTATATTTGCTTTCAATGCTGCAGATGTGTACAGCTAGCCATGAGGAAAGAACTTGATAGACATCCTTTCCGATGGTCGAGGCACCAGAGCTGTTTGCCCCTTTCACTTATAGCGGTCCTATTATCGTTAGAAGCCTTCATATTGGCCTCAAACTCATAAGATTTATTTTCTAAATGCATTCCCTTCCCACCTGTACAGCACGTCGTTAGTGTTCAAGAAACTCTTACCACAATAGAAGTATGTGtttttaccttcatttaaatatttagtgCAAACTAATCACACCATAGTTCGGTGTTACCTCGTAAAGCCTTGTCTGATGATGTGCCGTTTGATTGGCCTTTTGTTGACTTGTTATTCTTTCAAAAAATTTTGCAGCCCCCCGTCTTATCTTGTTAAAAGAATGTGTTGGTAAGTTGTTAAACTCCCATGGTTGACCAACAATGGGTATTGATTTTATCTTAGTCTTGTATCTTTTAAATGTTAGCGATTTTGATCTTCTCCCATTAGTAATAGAGAtgggtcaactctatcgatattcacaataaaatgtaatactcttagcataaaaagtaatattttttcatagatgatccaaataagagattcgtctcacaaaatacgatccgtgagatcgtatgacacaagtttttgccttattaATATTGGCGTAAATTTGCATAGTTGAGTGTCACGTGAGTATTAATCGAAATTGACAAAAAGAACGAACTAGGCTAAAAATAATCTAAAATATAGAATCTAAGTGGAAATTTTTACTTCATGTTTTGTACCTTCAATGTGtgtattttgaagaaaaaaagtaCAGAAAAGAAACAGTTAGATCTGCCTTGGTCGGATTTTGTTTTGAACCCGAGTTTGTGAGCCGGGCTTCTTGGTTGTCTGGTTTTACATAAGGGGGCTAAATTGTGGCCTTGAGCTAAGTCCGTCGTCCTACTTCGTGGTTAATTTGTTATACTTATACGACCtgggaaaaatatttctttttgcaTTTCAAAATAATCCCACTTCTTTGTTGTTATGACTAGACGTAGAATCGTACTGATAATTTCTTGTTTATATCTGCATCCGAGGTTgtctattaaaataaaataatcaatgcATAATTTACACGCAACAATACTGTGGCAGCTTGTGGTATCTAGTAATTTTCTTTCAACAAGCTGTGGAGTCGATGTTTCCTTTCATCTAAAATCGCAATCTCCATCTATTAGTTACGCTAGCTGCAACAACCAACTCAAATTCTTTGCCCGGCTTCAAAGCAAAAAATAACTATTTGTCTTTAAGAAAAATTTGTCTCGCATATGATGCTCACGTGATATAACAATCATTTTTCAAGATACAATAACTTTCAACTTGTGATAGTAATACTACGAATCACGAGTTTCATAAGCAGAAAATGAAGCAAATTCTAATATGAATACAAATActctttttttgtttgattatctcaaaattgaaattattttgtCCTCTAATATGTTAATGCATTCAGATTGATCAATATGTAAGtcacaaatctaaaaaatatgaCAAATAGATACATTTTGATGACAAAGATCCATGAAAACGCGAAATTTTTGTCGAACAGCGCTGTCAAACACCACTTTACATACGCCTCCCTCACGACTTGGAAAATTCCAAAGCACAAAGAAACATTTAGAAGCCTCTTTTACGCAACAAAAAGCGTTTAGGAGCCTCTCTTACGGCCTAGATTGTTCCAGGCCATACAACGCCTCTTCTAACACATGAAATATTCCGTTTTGAGTTTTATATACCTTTTAGTTTTtcgaattttaaatatattggaCGTAAAGCTATTTTctatcttaaaaaaatattgtacataaTAATTCCCTCCAAAACCAGATAAAATCTAATTAATTGCGCGGTGACGAATCTACAAGTGGGATTCATATGTTGTCATTTCACAATGGTCCAAGGTTCGCGCCACAGATTCCCAGGCCCATTTATGTCCTTTCAACTTCAACTGTCACCGAACAAACCTCGAGCTCAAGCTGCTCCAATGGCTTCCGGGATTGTCTAGCATCGGCTTTTTCTCGCTCTCACTCACGCATAGATGGTAAAGTGCTTgtacacactcacacacacatatatctgTGTGTGTATGTATCACTCTCTCGGCAGTTCAGCTACTGAAATCCTCCCTCTACCTAATTTTCTTTCTAGTTATTTGTCGTCGTTAGTTCTTTTCATTATCAGCAATTTGTTTCACATTTCGTTCATTTCCGAGACAGTATAGATTTGGTCTATCAGACAGTAGTTACCCGCAAAGATTTAGAGTCTGTTGGGGTTGTTTTTGTCGTTTGTTGAATGCGCGTGAATTGTACGTAAAACGATGCCGTTGGTGAGAGTTGAGGTGAAGAATTGTTATGGACTCGGAGTACAGGAGCTGTACAGGGAGGCGAACAAGGAAGACCCGAAGGAGATTCTTGATGGCGTCATGGTGGCTGGTCTCTCCGGCGTCTTACGTCAGCTCGGGGATCTCGCCGAGTATGTTATTCCTCAATTCTGTCTGCATGCCTCTTAAATTTCACTATATTGTTGATGTTTGGAGATTTTAGTGGTCGTAGAGTTGGGTTCATGATTTCTATTTCAATACGTTGCCTGGTTTGATTCTAGGTATTATAGCTTCTGTATAGTAGTGAGAAACACAACCAAATTGCTAATTTCGTACATTGAGAAATAACATATTGCTCGATAAAACGGCATATGATTGTGCTGCAAAAATTGTATTCGAAATTGGAAATGAGTGTCGGGGGACTCTGGTAAAAAGACATCATACTTGCACTGCGTAATCTTCACGTATTGGGCTGAAAAGGATAAATTGTGACTCTGATTTTGTAAGTATTTTGGTTAGAGCATAAGAGAAGATAAAATAATTCTGTTGTGCTTCTTGATTATGTCACTATAAGGATCACATGTTACAGAGAAAAGGCTTTAATACGAATTGGTGGATGTGACACTCGTTGGCTTAAGGTGTTGAGTTAAAGTTGGCTTTTTTTTTACGATAGTTAAAGTTGGCTTTAAACATGTgtatttaacttttttttttatggttcaTACTgttttaatctttatttttcaatttcattCAATTGAATGAATAAAAAGGGtcctaaaaatgttatttttaatgtaTCTATGATAGTTAATCTGCAGAAGCTCCTGGTTCAATCAATATCAAGATATTGAGAGTGCAAAAATGCAAGAAAGCAAGGTGTTATATCCCGGATACTCCTCCCACCCCCAGTCCCACCCACCCGCTCACACTTTTGACTACATGCGGGAGATAAATGGAACAGTTGTGCAGATACCCATTTTACTGTCTTCATTTGACGATCTATTTTCTTCTTAAGCAGCAATTGGAGTTGCCGACATCCAATCGACGAAGAGAAGCTAATCAGCTCAAGGGCATATATGAAAAGGAAGATTTTTTGCATCTAATTCGATCCAAAGTAAGTTCTTTAGTGGACAAATTTCCTATTTTTTGTTAATAGATAAATCATGTATTAAATGTTTGATTAAACTCATCTGCATTTGCTATGTAGACTCAAGTAGAAATGTTGGACCTGCATGCCTTCTATTCCTTACGATCCAGCTTCAGTAGCTAAGCAGTGTTTACATAAGCCAAATATAACACGTAAAACTAATAGTACAGAGATAAAAGCTAACATCACGTCACTCTATGAGGGGATAACAGTATCAGTATAGCTTGTGAACAAACTGTACTTTATTTGAGATGTAGCTCTGAGTTGTCTACAGATTTCAGTGTAGTTTATACGATTTTATGTTTCTATTAGTGTCGTATGTGAGAAAAAATGAAGGAAAGAAAAAATTCTGATTCATTACACTTGCTTTATAGGAATTCTGCCCAACTAAGATAACATAAAGATGCTATCTAATCTGatctgaaatttaaaatagatcCTATCTAAAACTAACATTTCAAACAATTATCTAAACGAATAACATCTAATTTTCAGTATTCAACAATTTTTATAGCCTTTAGAAGAGGTCTTAGCTTAGTCCCCCTTTTCCAAAAAATACTTATGTAAGTCCATTTGATGAGTAAAGGAACCATTGGattatgcaattaaaaaaatCTCACCGGTCTGTACACCTTTGTTTTGTGGCTCCAGTCATTGAATCTGAGACCAATTGTAATCGGTAAATCAAAATATGGGGAGCCCACCTCTAAATTGTCCATATGTCGGCCATTCTTCGGAAGGTTAATGCAATTCGCCAGGTATCTATAATCTCTGTCTCCGTGGTACACAGAAATAGTTAGATGAATTTGATATTAACCGTGTTTGTGCATTTCTGTGTGTCTTTGTTGGCAATTCAGGTTGTTGGAAGTGATGATGGGGAAGGTGATAGTAACTGGGGTGACACTTGAGTTTTCATCTGGCACGACATGCTAGTAAAATGGTCTAAGCCATGAAATTTTGGTTTCCAGATTAGGCAGATCTGTGATACATAGTTGTAAATAAGTCCATTTCCTTGTGTAATTTATTTGTAGGTCTCATGTGAATTTCAATGACGCCATCCTCTTCGGTTCAATTTACTGCAACATTTTCTGCATTGTTTATGTTTCGTTTTCAGATTTTTTCATTGGTGGTAAAGCATATCCCCACATTCATAGTGAACTGACCAAAAAGATTGAAATACAATCTTCAAGGCATGAAGTTGCCTCATAACCAACTGTTCCTGTTTCGTGTCAGTCTCTTAACGATCAAGGTAATAGACGACTGGTTGGGTCTATGTCAAAGAACTTATATATACAACTCAAGTCACAAAATATACATGATATATTCCACAAGTAATTTCATAATTTACATGCTCTGTTCCAAATGTAAATAAGACAGGTCACATAATAGAGCAACCATGAACATTCTCATCACTGAACATGAATCTAGTTCCCTCATCGACAAGACCAGAGGAGAGTGGCTGCTGGTAGTAACCATGCCCATGCCCGTTGTAGCCGTGCACGTGATAGTTGTATACTGAGGATGGCTTAGGCTCCGTAAAATATTGATGGCCTCCACCTCGCTGTCCAGAGTAGAAGTTCCTGGTCGGAGCTGGGCTGTCATAACTATTGTTGCTGAAATAATACTTGTGGGCATAACCATGGTATTCCAGGTTGTAGGGATATGGCCAGATCTCCGCAACCCGACCTGTATTTCTCACAGTTTTCAGGACTTTTTTCTGATCAGCCCACCCCATCACTGTCACCTTTTGCATCTTCATGTCTATGTAAACGTTGTCCACTCCTGCAAGTCCATCAATTAGTTATGACTGAAGGGTACATAATTTCTAGCATTCTTGTTCCTGTTTGAACAACCGTAATATAACGAGAATGGAAGGCTATGCTCTATTGTTTCGATGTGTCACAAGCGGCCTTGCGTCACCCGGACTGGTCACTGGTGGCCGTGCATATGGTTACTGAGACCTTTCTTGAAAATAATGTGTACACTGTTGGTACAACACCAAACTCTGTTCCATGAATTGTACATCCATCACGtgtttcaataaaaaaatacctTTTAATTTGGAAAGAGCTTTTTTTATTCTGGCTTCGCATCCTGGACAATCCATGTGCACTCTCATCTCCACAATCTGAAGGGCCAAAAATTCAAAACCCGTCACTTGCTTTTCTAGATTCGGTTAACAAAATAGTGCTAGAAGAGAGATATGCTTTGATATTTGGTTATTCGAACTATGTGCTATAACGTAAATTATAACTTGTTAAAGAACTATGTGCACGATTAGGTATCCAAAACAAACCGGCGCGCGCATTGTTGATCATAAAAATAAGTAGAGCTCGAGCTTACCGGCATACTTATAGTGGACTTGAAAGATAGTGAAGAAGATGTTGGGTTGTGATGAATTTAAGTAGTGTTTGTGCTCTTTATATACACAAGGAAAACTAATTGGAGAGCAAGCTATGTGTTGCTTACGCATGCAAG
This genomic window from Primulina huaijiensis isolate GDHJ02 chromosome 7, ASM1229523v2, whole genome shotgun sequence contains:
- the LOC140980404 gene encoding heavy metal-associated isoprenylated plant protein 29-like, whose amino-acid sequence is MPIVEMRVHMDCPGCEARIKKALSKLKGVDNVYIDMKMQKVTVMGWADQKKVLKTVRNTGRVAEIWPYPYNLEYHGYAHKYYFSNNSYDSPAPTRNFYSGQRGGGHQYFTEPKPSSVYNYHVHGYNGHGHGYYQQPLSSGLVDEGTRFMFSDENVHGCSIM
- the LOC140980403 gene encoding uncharacterized protein; this encodes MPLVRVEVKNCYGLGVQELYREANKEDPKEILDGVMVAGLSGVLRQLGDLAESSWFNQYQDIESAKMQESKQLELPTSNRRREANQLKGIYEKEDFLHLIRSKSLNLRPIVIGKSKYGEPTSKLSICRPFFGRLMQFARLLEVMMGKVIVTGVTLEFSSGTTC